The following proteins are co-located in the Helicobacter sp. 'house sparrow 1' genome:
- a CDS encoding glycosyltransferase family 2 protein — protein sequence MNLSKISVAILVKNSEKTIKECLDALKNFDEIILLDNLSDDNTLEIAKQFHNVKIYQSDFIGFGALKNLAISYAKNDWILSIDSDEVLDEDAIKSINDLKLDSHCVYALSRKNHYNGEWIKACGWYPDYVKRLFNKKEVSFNSALVHESLNVPKNFQEIKLKGSIKHYSFKDITQLLAKMQHYSSLWAQQNPHRFSSPMIAILKGFWTFIRNYLFKRGFLYGYRGFVISICNGLGAFFKYMKLYENSLTTPSVSLIVTTYNQKERLALVLDSILEQKLMPNEVLIADDGSGEDTKELILDYQNKFPIPLKHIWQEDCGYRLSKSRNHAISNAQGEYIIIVDGDMILSPFFIQDHLKFAKKSCFIQGGRIILNELETQSIMQEKNHKKALNKKIFKNQRNLILSKIIFYLSQKNKKNGIKKDKLLSVRGCNMAFYKEDAYAINGFNEDFIGWGREDSEFVVRFLNAGGEMRKLKFYALAYHLYHQENSRNMLKENHQIYIQSIEQSKKWCKNGLLKDT from the coding sequence ATGAATCTCTCAAAAATTAGTGTTGCAATTTTAGTAAAGAATTCTGAAAAAACCATCAAAGAATGTTTGGATGCCTTAAAGAATTTTGATGAAATTATTTTGCTTGATAATTTAAGTGATGATAACACATTAGAGATTGCAAAACAATTTCATAATGTGAAAATTTATCAAAGCGATTTTATAGGTTTTGGTGCATTAAAAAATCTTGCAATCTCATATGCAAAGAATGATTGGATTTTAAGCATAGATTCTGATGAAGTTTTAGATGAAGATGCTATCAAGAGCATTAATGATCTTAAACTTGATTCACATTGTGTTTATGCCCTAAGCAGAAAAAATCACTACAATGGTGAGTGGATCAAGGCTTGTGGCTGGTATCCTGATTATGTAAAAAGACTTTTTAACAAAAAAGAGGTTAGCTTTAATAGCGCTTTAGTCCATGAAAGCTTAAATGTGCCTAAAAATTTTCAAGAGATAAAGTTAAAAGGAAGCATCAAACATTATTCTTTTAAAGATATTACACAACTTTTAGCCAAGATGCAACACTACTCTTCTCTTTGGGCGCAGCAAAACCCACATCGCTTTTCTTCTCCTATGATTGCTATCTTGAAGGGTTTTTGGACTTTTATACGCAATTATCTTTTTAAAAGAGGATTTTTATATGGCTATAGAGGATTTGTTATTAGTATTTGTAATGGCCTTGGAGCATTTTTTAAATATATGAAACTTTATGAAAACTCTTTAACTACCCCTAGTGTGAGTCTTATTGTAACTACCTATAATCAAAAAGAGCGTCTAGCTCTTGTTTTGGATTCTATTTTGGAGCAAAAACTTATGCCAAATGAGGTTTTGATTGCAGATGATGGCAGTGGAGAAGATACAAAGGAGCTTATTTTAGATTATCAAAACAAGTTTCCAATTCCCCTTAAACATATTTGGCAGGAGGATTGTGGTTATCGATTATCAAAATCTCGTAATCATGCAATATCAAATGCTCAAGGTGAATATATTATCATTGTAGATGGAGATATGATCTTATCTCCATTTTTCATACAAGATCATTTAAAGTTTGCAAAAAAAAGTTGTTTCATCCAGGGTGGAAGAATCATATTAAATGAGCTAGAAACTCAAAGTATTATGCAAGAAAAAAATCATAAAAAAGCTTTAAATAAAAAAATATTTAAGAATCAAAGGAATTTAATTCTTTCAAAAATTATTTTTTATCTCTCTCAAAAAAATAAAAAAAATGGAATAAAAAAAGACAAGCTTTTGTCTGTCAGAGGTTGCAATATGGCATTTTATAAAGAAGATGCTTACGCAATCAATGGTTTTAATGAAGATTTTATAGGATGGGGAAGAGAAGATAGTGAGTTTGTGGTGAGATTTTTAAATGCTGGGGGAGAAATGAGAAAACTTAAGTTCTATGCCCTAGCCTATCATTTGTATCATCAGGAAAATTCTCGCAATATGCTAAAAGAAAACCATCAAATTTACATACAAAGCATTGAGCAATCCAAAAAATGGTGCAAAAATGGCTTACTTAAGGATACCTAA
- a CDS encoding glycosyltransferase family 2 protein, with product MNVLTFKISQNGVSCDPDANQEIIKSLQEIKDIQSIEFLPSTKKIKVSFLDLQTEEKIFQVVRSQSLDIENKPFFSVILPVYNREGYIKETLDSILNQSFLDFEVIAIDDGSTDKSIEILEENAKLFANFKLIKLKHCGVSEARNKGILNAKGDFLCFMDSDDLLSRDYFLHFYQVIMQTDADVIKNTTILKFSTKSPASLKNKNLKISSIKEFYLKPSNINLGGTIWSYCIKRELVVKNSIYFLPQRIMEDEGFVYMLLPLCKKFITFKGSAYYYRQHHNSIVANAPVAFDRIKNFKDIIQWYREKNIIQKFPIPFHILYDVSIKNPSYTHYLKDSQEMLRSLKLEEFLKQNKLAYYLYTLEIKDFIKEHQKARGRFKYYLKRLLGILK from the coding sequence ATGAATGTTTTAACTTTCAAAATTTCACAAAATGGGGTTTCCTGTGACCCTGATGCCAATCAAGAAATTATAAAATCCTTACAAGAAATAAAAGATATCCAATCTATAGAGTTTCTTCCATCTACAAAAAAGATCAAAGTAAGCTTCTTGGATTTACAGACAGAAGAAAAAATCTTTCAAGTGGTAAGATCCCAGAGCTTGGATATTGAAAATAAACCTTTCTTTTCTGTAATACTACCTGTTTATAATCGAGAGGGTTATATTAAAGAAACTTTAGATTCTATTTTAAATCAAAGTTTTTTAGATTTTGAGGTTATTGCTATTGATGATGGATCAACAGATAAAAGCATAGAAATACTTGAAGAAAATGCAAAATTATTTGCAAATTTTAAGTTAATTAAATTAAAGCACTGTGGTGTGAGCGAAGCAAGAAACAAGGGAATACTAAATGCAAAAGGTGATTTCCTTTGTTTTATGGATTCTGATGACTTGCTTTCTAGGGATTATTTTTTACATTTTTATCAAGTCATAATGCAAACAGATGCAGATGTGATCAAAAATACTACAATATTAAAATTTTCTACTAAATCCCCAGCCTCTTTGAAAAATAAAAATTTAAAAATTTCTAGCATAAAAGAGTTTTATCTCAAACCTAGTAATATCAATCTGGGAGGCACTATATGGAGTTATTGCATTAAAAGGGAGTTGGTGGTTAAAAATTCAATTTATTTTCTTCCTCAACGCATTATGGAAGATGAGGGATTTGTGTATATGCTCTTGCCCTTATGTAAAAAGTTCATAACATTTAAAGGCTCTGCATATTACTACCGCCAACATCATAACTCTATAGTTGCAAATGCTCCTGTAGCTTTTGATAGAATCAAAAATTTTAAAGATATTATTCAATGGTATAGAGAAAAAAATATCATTCAAAAATTTCCAATACCCTTTCATATTCTTTATGATGTGAGTATTAAAAATCCTTCTTATACTCATTATCTTAAAGATTCCCAAGAGATGTTGCGCTCTTTGAAATTAGAAGAATTTCTAAAGCAAAATAAACTTGCTTATTATCTTTACACATTGGAAATAAAAGATTTTATAAAAGAGCACCAAAAGGCTAGAGGTAGATTTAAATATTATTTAAAAAGGTTATTAGGTATCCTTAAGTAA